The following are from one region of the Candidatus Eisenbacteria bacterium genome:
- a CDS encoding permease: MREWRKFLYIAAIFLACFYLPVENVRFSNAVFEALALVKWYAREHVLLCLVPAFFIAGAISVFVSQASVMKYFGAKANRFLSYSVASVSGTILAVCSCTVLPLFSSIYKRGAGLGPAIAFLFSGPAINVLAIVLTARVLGWQLGLARALGAILFSVVIGLSMHLFFLREERARHANGELVVGDMKESRPLWRTVLYFASLVGILVFANWGKPLEGDQGLWSLIYQCKWWIAGFSFLGLIFMLSTWFKKDELREWTQATWGFTLQILPLLLAGVLVSGFLLGRVGHEGIIPPRFVIALVGGNSLFSNFFSSIVAAFMYFATLTEVPILQGLMNSGMGKGPALALLLAGPALSLPSMLVLRSVVGTKKTVVYVSLVVVFSTIAGMIFGWITS, encoded by the coding sequence GTGAGGGAGTGGAGAAAGTTTCTGTACATCGCCGCAATATTCCTGGCCTGCTTCTATCTCCCCGTAGAGAACGTCCGATTCAGTAATGCCGTCTTTGAGGCGCTTGCCCTGGTCAAATGGTACGCCCGAGAGCATGTCCTTCTGTGCTTGGTGCCGGCCTTCTTTATTGCTGGAGCCATCTCGGTCTTTGTCAGCCAAGCATCCGTGATGAAATATTTTGGCGCGAAGGCGAACAGATTTCTTTCGTATAGCGTAGCGTCGGTTTCGGGAACGATACTGGCAGTATGTTCCTGCACGGTGTTGCCTTTGTTTTCCAGCATCTACAAAAGAGGTGCAGGCCTCGGTCCTGCCATAGCGTTCCTCTTTTCAGGCCCTGCAATAAACGTGCTCGCGATTGTCCTCACGGCACGCGTCCTTGGCTGGCAGCTCGGGTTGGCGAGGGCACTCGGCGCGATCTTATTCAGCGTCGTCATTGGCCTGTCGATGCATCTGTTTTTCTTGCGGGAAGAAAGAGCCCGCCATGCAAATGGCGAGCTCGTCGTGGGTGATATGAAAGAATCGCGTCCTTTGTGGCGGACGGTACTCTATTTTGCCTCGCTCGTAGGAATTCTTGTTTTTGCCAACTGGGGAAAACCTCTCGAGGGCGACCAGGGATTATGGAGTCTGATTTATCAGTGTAAGTGGTGGATTGCAGGATTCTCGTTTTTGGGTCTGATCTTCATGCTGAGTACCTGGTTCAAGAAAGACGAGCTTAGGGAATGGACGCAGGCGACATGGGGGTTCACGCTGCAGATTCTGCCTCTCTTGCTGGCAGGAGTATTGGTATCTGGTTTTCTATTGGGCAGAGTCGGCCACGAAGGCATTATTCCTCCACGTTTTGTCATCGCTCTTGTAGGTGGGAATTCGTTGTTCTCGAATTTCTTCTCGTCTATTGTCGCGGCATTCATGTATTTTGCCACATTAACCGAGGTACCCATTCTGCAGGGTCTGATGAATTCCGGCATGGGTAAAGGACCGGCCCTTGCATTACTGCTCGCCGGTCCGGCCTTAAGTCTACCGAGCATGCTC
- a CDS encoding DUF134 domain-containing protein, with protein sequence MSQFENLTNADAVINCYEHLLITLGVRVRPKKTRWVKCLPVERCFKPRCKPLSKLEVVSLSIDEFEAIRLSCLEGHTQEKAAKRMKISRPTFSRIEASAHKKIADALVNIKAIRIEGGTCKVIRRRKV encoded by the coding sequence ATGAGTCAATTCGAAAACTTGACAAACGCAGATGCTGTGATAAACTGTTATGAACATTTGCTCATAACCTTGGGGGTCAGAGTGCGGCCAAAGAAGACCAGATGGGTCAAGTGTTTGCCCGTCGAGCGCTGTTTCAAACCTCGCTGTAAACCTCTGTCAAAATTGGAGGTGGTGTCCTTGTCCATTGATGAATTTGAGGCAATAAGACTCTCTTGCCTTGAGGGACACACACAAGAGAAAGCAGCGAAAAGGATGAAAATCTCCCGGCCGACTTTCTCGCGAATTGAGGCGTCGGCTCATAAGAAGATTGCTGATGCCTTGGTCAACATCAAGGCAATAAGGATTGAAGGAGGCACTTGTAAGGTAATCAGAAGGAGAAAAGTGTGA